In one window of Methanoculleus thermophilus DNA:
- a CDS encoding DUF1015 domain-containing protein produces MVQIYRFAAVRPERQYSQDIPSVPYDVVTAAEARECIEKNPLSFLRVSRPDAELPDLPPNDDRVYQRAREIFDEMLSDGKFQRDAEPGMYVYRAVQDGEEFVGLVCCVATEDYENRTIRRHELTRYDKEEDRTRHIDVVGANTGLVFLLYRDPGEIASCVHSITEAAEPDGSTTTASGVLHEIYRVTDDETLSRLEDLFSAVPALYIADGHHRAKSAVNVAERRRDSGRFTEEAGKFMVVLFAHDRVRIHGYSRLVTDLGNYTFPGLVDALLNAGWDVRPYGKVDASGYQIPPLAANDAPMHVMHFYIKGTWYEVSKPVADPDDLIGSLDVSVLQKEILEGMLGIADPRGDPRLHYMGGAKPLSSLERLVDSGEYALAIAMQPVRVETVLAIADADGVMPPKSTWFEPKLLSGLVIHTIDE; encoded by the coding sequence ATGGTCCAGATATATCGTTTCGCAGCTGTCCGCCCTGAGCGGCAATACTCCCAGGATATCCCCTCCGTCCCCTACGACGTGGTGACGGCGGCCGAGGCGCGGGAGTGTATCGAGAAGAACCCCCTCAGTTTCCTCCGGGTCAGCCGGCCCGATGCCGAGCTCCCCGACCTCCCCCCGAACGACGACCGGGTCTACCAGCGGGCCCGGGAGATCTTTGATGAGATGCTTTCAGACGGCAAGTTCCAGCGGGACGCAGAGCCCGGGATGTACGTCTACCGGGCCGTCCAGGACGGCGAGGAGTTCGTCGGGCTGGTCTGCTGCGTGGCAACGGAGGACTACGAGAACCGGACGATCCGGCGGCACGAACTCACCCGGTACGATAAGGAAGAGGATCGGACCCGGCATATCGATGTCGTCGGTGCGAACACCGGGCTCGTCTTCCTGCTCTACCGCGACCCGGGGGAGATCGCGTCTTGCGTCCATTCCATCACGGAGGCTGCAGAGCCCGACGGGAGCACCACGACCGCATCAGGTGTACTCCACGAGATCTACCGGGTCACCGACGATGAGACGCTCTCCCGCCTTGAAGACCTCTTTTCGGCCGTCCCCGCGCTCTATATTGCAGACGGCCACCACCGGGCCAAGTCGGCGGTCAACGTGGCCGAACGCCGCCGGGACTCCGGCCGGTTCACCGAAGAGGCCGGGAAGTTCATGGTGGTCCTCTTCGCCCACGACCGGGTCCGCATCCACGGCTACAGCCGGCTCGTCACCGATCTCGGCAACTACACCTTCCCCGGTCTTGTCGACGCACTCTTGAATGCAGGCTGGGACGTCCGGCCCTACGGGAAGGTCGACGCCTCCGGTTACCAGATCCCGCCGCTCGCCGCCAATGATGCACCGATGCATGTGATGCACTTCTACATCAAAGGAACCTGGTATGAGGTCTCAAAGCCCGTCGCCGACCCGGACGACCTGATCGGGTCGCTTGACGTCTCGGTGCTGCAGAAGGAGATCCTTGAGGGGATGCTCGGGATCGCCGACCCCCGGGGAGACCCCCGTCTCCACTACATGGGCGGGGCGAAACCCCTCTCCTCCCTCGAGCGGCTCGTGGATTCCGGCGAGTACGCCCTCGCGATAGCGATGCAGCCGGTCCGCGTCGAGACGGTGCTTGCAATCGCCGATGCGGACGGGGTCATGCCCCCGAAGTCCACCTGGTTCGAGCCGAAACTCCTCTCAGGGCTGGTCATCCACACCATCGACGAATAA
- the rimI gene encoding ribosomal protein S18-alanine N-acetyltransferase, with protein sequence MMSLQVNIRRAQPTDIPEICALERVSFVDPWDERTFREALAAYPETFFVARNNGDLAGFVSGGIEDTGEEVYGHVMNLAVAPEYRRKGIGWQLIRRLEREYVILGASGVQLEVRISNTGAQEFYRRLGYREVFQIAAYYANDEDALVMMKWFRF encoded by the coding sequence ATGATGTCGCTGCAGGTCAATATTCGGCGAGCACAACCCACTGATATTCCAGAGATCTGCGCACTCGAGAGGGTATCGTTCGTCGATCCCTGGGATGAGAGGACGTTCCGGGAGGCGCTTGCAGCCTACCCCGAGACGTTCTTTGTGGCGAGGAATAATGGAGACCTCGCTGGGTTTGTCTCCGGGGGTATCGAGGATACCGGAGAAGAGGTTTACGGACATGTTATGAACCTCGCGGTCGCCCCGGAATACCGCCGCAAGGGGATCGGGTGGCAACTCATCCGCCGCCTGGAGCGGGAGTACGTCATCCTCGGTGCGAGCGGGGTGCAGCTCGAGGTCAGGATCTCCAATACCGGGGCGCAGGAGTTCTACCGTCGCCTCGGCTACCGGGAGGTCTTCCAGATCGCCGCCTACTATGCAAACGATGAGGATGCCCTGGTGATGATGAAGTGGTTCAGGTTCTAG
- the hmgA gene encoding hydroxymethylglutaryl-CoA reductase (NADPH), whose product MDDYIGRLREGSLKLYALEKELPPEEAVRVRRAFIEAETGTSLAKVGSFSIGIDRVVKRNIENMIGTVQVPLGVAGPLRVKGEYADGSYYLPLATTEGALVASVNRGCSLITRAGGADVRIVRDGMTRAPVFAARDVVHAREVMAWVESHTEEIREAAESTTKHGKLSEVVTYVAGTSVFVRLEFDTKDAMGMNMATIAGQKVGELIERETGARLIATSGNMCTDKKPAAINLIRGRGKTVVAGVRLTDAMVADLLKTDTETLIEANYRKNLVGSARAGSFGFNAHAANVVAATFIACGQDPAHVVEGSTAITTVDRVDGGVYVSVTLPSLPVGTVGGGTGVDTQQECLAMLGVAGGGDPPGTNAKAFAEIVAAGVLAGELSLLGALAAQHLARAHQEHGRG is encoded by the coding sequence ATGGATGATTACATCGGGAGACTGAGAGAGGGCTCCCTCAAACTCTATGCACTCGAAAAAGAGCTCCCGCCGGAGGAGGCGGTCCGGGTGCGGCGGGCGTTCATCGAGGCCGAGACCGGCACCTCCCTCGCCAAGGTCGGGTCGTTCTCCATCGGGATCGACCGGGTCGTGAAGCGCAACATCGAGAACATGATCGGGACGGTCCAGGTGCCGCTCGGGGTCGCGGGGCCGCTCCGGGTGAAGGGGGAGTACGCCGACGGGTCCTACTACCTCCCCCTCGCGACGACTGAGGGGGCGCTCGTCGCCTCGGTGAACCGCGGCTGCTCGCTCATCACCCGGGCCGGGGGTGCGGACGTGCGGATCGTGCGAGACGGGATGACCCGGGCGCCGGTCTTTGCCGCCCGCGACGTCGTCCACGCCCGCGAGGTGATGGCCTGGGTGGAGAGCCACACCGAAGAGATCCGCGAGGCTGCGGAGAGCACCACAAAGCACGGGAAACTCTCCGAGGTCGTCACTTACGTTGCCGGGACAAGCGTCTTCGTCCGGCTCGAGTTCGACACCAAGGACGCCATGGGGATGAACATGGCAACGATCGCAGGCCAGAAGGTCGGCGAACTGATCGAGCGGGAGACGGGCGCACGGCTCATCGCCACGTCCGGGAATATGTGCACCGACAAAAAACCGGCCGCGATCAACCTGATCCGCGGCCGGGGCAAGACCGTGGTCGCGGGGGTGCGGCTCACCGACGCGATGGTCGCCGACCTCTTAAAGACCGATACGGAGACGCTCATTGAGGCGAACTACAGGAAGAACCTCGTCGGCTCGGCCCGGGCGGGCTCGTTCGGGTTCAACGCCCATGCGGCGAACGTCGTCGCCGCCACGTTCATCGCCTGCGGGCAGGACCCCGCCCACGTCGTCGAGGGGAGCACCGCGATCACCACCGTCGACCGGGTGGACGGCGGGGTCTACGTCTCGGTCACCCTCCCCTCCCTCCCCGTCGGGACGGTCGGCGGCGGCACCGGGGTCGATACCCAGCAGGAGTGCCTCGCGATGCTCGGGGTCGCCGGGGGCGGGGATCCGCCGGGGACCAACGCAAAGGCGTTTGCCGAGATCGTCGCCGCCGGGGTCCTCGCCGGAGAACTCTCCCTCCTCGGCGCCCTCGCGGCCCAACACCTCGCACGGGCCCACCAGGAGCACGGGCGGGGGTGA
- a CDS encoding class I SAM-dependent methyltransferase, translated as MNSMRFHIYRWLVVSVRGRQWCLAVPKREAEATRRRLLEEGILDRRYKPRPEGDAILLPVAEEIPGAVLCEVEAVPERLDLPRHELVGGIAILQENDPEGAERLLSSRPSVTTVLFPETPVEGEYRTRRFSVLAGTPTTRTRVTEYGLRFDVDLAHAYFSARLSTERQRVLGMMEEGEWVLDMFAGVGPFAITLAQKAALVVAADLNPAAVHLMVENIALNRAKNVIPMLADAAHLPRLGFKPFDRIIMNLPFAAAEFLPAAVALCRDGGTIHLYALEEREGEFLPRIREVTGGEVVERQVRTYSPGKWHAVYDVVVEK; from the coding sequence ATGAATAGTATGAGATTCCATATCTATAGATGGCTGGTGGTCAGCGTGCGAGGGAGACAGTGGTGCCTTGCGGTACCGAAACGAGAGGCTGAAGCGACACGGCGCCGCCTGCTTGAGGAGGGGATCCTCGACCGGCGCTACAAGCCGCGCCCGGAGGGAGACGCCATCCTGCTCCCGGTGGCGGAGGAGATCCCCGGGGCCGTCCTCTGCGAGGTCGAGGCCGTGCCGGAACGCCTCGACCTCCCGCGTCACGAGCTCGTCGGCGGGATCGCTATTTTGCAGGAGAACGATCCCGAGGGCGCCGAGCGGCTGCTCTCCTCCCGGCCCTCGGTCACGACGGTCCTCTTCCCCGAGACGCCCGTCGAGGGGGAGTACCGCACCCGCCGGTTCTCGGTTCTCGCCGGGACCCCGACCACCCGGACCCGGGTGACGGAGTATGGGCTCCGTTTTGACGTGGACCTCGCCCACGCCTACTTCTCGGCCCGGCTCTCGACCGAGCGGCAGCGGGTCCTCGGGATGATGGAGGAAGGGGAGTGGGTGCTCGATATGTTCGCCGGCGTCGGGCCGTTTGCGATCACCCTCGCCCAGAAGGCCGCCCTCGTCGTCGCCGCGGACCTCAACCCCGCCGCCGTCCACCTCATGGTCGAAAATATCGCGCTCAACCGCGCAAAGAACGTCATCCCGATGCTCGCCGATGCCGCCCACCTCCCCCGACTTGGATTCAAACCCTTCGACCGGATCATCATGAACCTCCCCTTCGCCGCGGCGGAGTTCCTCCCGGCGGCCGTCGCCCTCTGCCGGGACGGCGGGACGATCCACCTCTACGCGCTCGAGGAGCGCGAGGGCGAGTTCCTCCCCCGGATCCGGGAGGTCACCGGCGGCGAGGTCGTCGAGCGGCAGGTTCGGACCTACTCCCCGGGGAAGTGGCACGCGGTGTATGATGTTGTGGTGGAGAAGTAA
- a CDS encoding Zn-ribbon domain-containing OB-fold protein, with amino-acid sequence MSVSRFWRKIPQRYNLVGTQCTTCGRYFFPPRSLCPDCRRSGKIVDHKFKGEGTVVTYTVIRSASDQFEHTTPYVLAIVELDEGPRLTTQIACNPEEVKIGMRVKSVFRRVTADGESGVIHYGTKFVPVE; translated from the coding sequence ATGTCGGTATCACGGTTCTGGAGAAAGATTCCGCAGCGGTATAACCTGGTCGGGACGCAGTGTACGACCTGCGGGCGGTATTTCTTCCCGCCGCGGTCACTCTGCCCCGACTGCCGGCGGAGCGGCAAGATCGTCGACCACAAGTTCAAGGGCGAAGGAACGGTCGTCACCTACACGGTGATCCGGTCGGCAAGCGACCAGTTCGAGCACACGACCCCCTACGTCCTCGCGATCGTCGAGCTCGACGAGGGCCCGCGGCTCACGACCCAGATCGCCTGCAACCCCGAGGAAGTAAAGATCGGGATGCGCGTAAAAAGCGTCTTCCGCCGGGTGACGGCCGACGGCGAGAGCGGCGTCATCCACTACGGCACGAAGTTCGTGCCGGTGGAGTAA
- a CDS encoding thiolase domain-containing protein produces the protein MRDVAVIGIGCTEFGEHWSTSFRDLFVKAGTLALEDAGISGEEIDALYVGNMSAGRFVEQEHIGALIADYAGLATKNIPSTRVEAACASGGLAFRQAVIAVASGMEDVVVAAGVEKMTDVGTGASVDMLASAADREWEGFVGATFPGLYAMIANDYMHRYPLTREQLAMVAVKNHENGARNPIAQFKNRITVDTVLSSSLVADPLRLFDCSPITDGAAAVVVVPLERAHEFTDSPVKVLASAQASDTIALHDRRDISTLDATVAAGKRAFAQAKLTPKDIDMLEVHDCFTIAEICAIEDLGFCKKGEAGRLTEEGATALGGEIPVNTSGGLKACGHPVGATGIKQICEVVTQLRGEAGARQVDAEIGMAHNVGGTGATVVVHILGA, from the coding sequence ATGAGAGACGTAGCAGTAATCGGCATTGGGTGCACGGAGTTCGGGGAGCACTGGAGCACCTCGTTCCGCGACCTCTTTGTGAAGGCCGGGACGCTGGCACTTGAGGACGCCGGGATCTCCGGCGAAGAGATCGACGCACTCTATGTAGGGAATATGAGCGCCGGGCGGTTCGTGGAGCAGGAGCACATCGGGGCCCTGATCGCGGACTATGCGGGCCTCGCAACGAAGAACATCCCCTCGACCAGGGTTGAGGCGGCCTGCGCCTCCGGCGGGCTTGCCTTCCGGCAGGCGGTGATCGCGGTCGCAAGCGGTATGGAGGATGTCGTGGTCGCGGCAGGCGTCGAGAAGATGACCGATGTCGGGACCGGGGCGAGCGTGGATATGCTCGCGAGCGCCGCGGACCGCGAGTGGGAGGGGTTCGTGGGAGCGACCTTCCCCGGCCTGTATGCAATGATCGCAAACGACTACATGCACCGCTATCCCCTCACTCGCGAGCAGCTTGCCATGGTTGCGGTGAAGAACCACGAGAACGGCGCAAGGAACCCGATCGCCCAGTTCAAGAACCGGATCACGGTCGACACGGTCCTCTCCTCCTCGCTCGTGGCCGACCCCTTGAGGCTCTTCGACTGCTCGCCGATCACCGACGGTGCGGCGGCGGTCGTCGTGGTGCCGCTTGAGCGTGCCCACGAGTTCACCGATTCGCCGGTCAAGGTGCTTGCGAGCGCCCAGGCGAGCGACACCATCGCGCTCCACGACCGGCGGGACATCTCGACCCTGGACGCCACCGTGGCGGCAGGCAAGCGGGCGTTTGCCCAGGCAAAGCTCACCCCGAAGGATATCGATATGCTCGAGGTCCACGACTGCTTCACGATCGCCGAGATCTGCGCGATCGAGGACCTCGGCTTCTGCAAGAAGGGCGAGGCGGGGAGGCTCACCGAGGAAGGGGCAACGGCCCTCGGCGGGGAGATTCCGGTAAACACGAGCGGCGGCCTGAAGGCCTGCGGCCACCCGGTCGGTGCGACGGGGATCAAGCAGATCTGCGAGGTCGTCACGCAGCTGCGCGGTGAGGCCGGCGCACGGCAGGTGGATGCGGAGATCGGCATGGCTCACAACGTCGGCGGCACCGGCGCGACGGTCGTCGTGCACATCCTGGGGGCGTAA
- a CDS encoding hydroxymethylglutaryl-CoA synthase yields MVGIYSYGVYIPRYRIKVQEIARIWGANADDIMRGLGVFEKSVPDLDEDTATIAVEAARAALRRRTIDTEAVGAIYVGSESHPYAVKPTACTVGEAIGATPNMTAADYEFACKAGTAGIQTCMGLVKSGMIPFGIAIGADVAQGAPGDALEYTAAAGGAAFVIGEGETIAEINQTCSFTTDTPDFWRREGQSYPRHGGRFTGDPGYFKHVQGAARLMFERAGTSPKDYDYAVFHQPNAKFPQRVAKLLGFTDEQIKPGLVVPRLGNTYSGASMIGLAATLDVAKPGDRIFVTSFGSGAGSDAFDITVTDVIESEAFNRAAAPTVEQLLANPTYLDYALYAKHKGKIVMQR; encoded by the coding sequence ATGGTAGGCATTTACTCATACGGCGTCTACATCCCGCGCTACCGGATTAAAGTCCAGGAGATCGCGCGGATCTGGGGCGCCAACGCAGACGATATCATGCGGGGTCTTGGCGTCTTTGAGAAGTCCGTCCCCGATCTCGATGAAGATACCGCGACCATCGCCGTCGAGGCGGCCCGTGCCGCGCTCCGGAGGAGAACCATCGACACGGAGGCAGTCGGCGCCATCTACGTGGGCAGCGAGTCTCACCCCTACGCGGTCAAGCCGACGGCCTGTACAGTCGGCGAGGCGATCGGGGCGACCCCGAACATGACCGCCGCCGACTACGAGTTCGCGTGCAAGGCAGGAACCGCCGGTATCCAGACCTGTATGGGGCTTGTGAAGAGCGGCATGATCCCGTTCGGGATCGCGATAGGTGCGGACGTGGCCCAGGGTGCTCCCGGGGACGCGCTCGAGTACACGGCGGCGGCCGGCGGGGCTGCGTTCGTCATCGGCGAGGGGGAGACCATCGCCGAGATCAACCAGACCTGCTCGTTCACCACCGACACGCCCGACTTCTGGCGCCGGGAGGGGCAGAGCTACCCCCGCCACGGCGGACGGTTCACGGGTGATCCCGGCTACTTCAAGCACGTCCAGGGCGCCGCCCGGCTGATGTTCGAGCGGGCGGGGACAAGCCCGAAGGACTACGACTACGCCGTCTTCCACCAGCCGAACGCCAAGTTCCCGCAGCGGGTGGCAAAGCTGCTCGGGTTCACGGACGAGCAGATCAAGCCGGGCCTCGTTGTCCCGAGGCTCGGGAACACCTACTCGGGGGCATCGATGATCGGGCTTGCGGCGACGCTGGATGTGGCAAAACCGGGTGACCGGATCTTCGTGACCTCGTTCGGGTCCGGGGCCGGGAGCGACGCATTCGATATCACCGTCACCGACGTGATCGAGTCGGAGGCGTTCAACCGCGCGGCGGCGCCGACCGTCGAGCAGCTGCTCGCCAACCCGACCTACCTGGACTATGCACTGTATGCCAAACACAAAGGAAAGATCGTGATGCAGAGATGA
- a CDS encoding helix-turn-helix domain-containing protein — MKSGVRHQLAEKMAGEITLSDSPGQALKKWRQSFNIPPGVLAERLEVSPSVISDYESGRRKSPGTAIVGKIVDAILSIDEDNGGRYINKFAKILYTDFDEDVIYDIHEYASPIGLPEFAEVIGAVTLCGPMDQTIYGYTVINSLNAILQLSSSEFNRIYGWSTERALIFTEVSTGKSPMVAIRVTPFKPRCVVLQGITPEEVHPLIPGLAERDRITVLCTTMDVETIISSLRGKLW; from the coding sequence ATGAAATCCGGAGTGCGGCATCAACTTGCCGAGAAAATGGCAGGGGAGATCACACTTTCGGACTCACCGGGTCAGGCCTTGAAGAAGTGGCGGCAGAGTTTCAACATCCCTCCGGGGGTGCTCGCCGAGCGTCTCGAGGTCTCGCCCTCAGTTATCAGTGACTACGAGAGCGGACGGCGAAAGAGTCCGGGAACAGCCATCGTCGGCAAGATTGTCGATGCGATCCTCTCGATCGACGAGGACAACGGTGGCCGATACATCAACAAATTTGCAAAAATCCTGTACACCGATTTCGACGAAGATGTCATCTACGACATCCACGAGTACGCCTCTCCGATAGGCCTCCCGGAGTTTGCCGAAGTTATCGGCGCCGTCACACTCTGCGGCCCGATGGACCAGACCATCTACGGGTATACGGTGATAAACAGCCTCAATGCGATCCTTCAACTCTCTTCAAGCGAGTTCAACCGCATCTACGGCTGGAGCACGGAGCGTGCTCTCATCTTCACCGAGGTCTCGACCGGGAAGTCTCCCATGGTGGCGATCCGGGTCACCCCCTTCAAGCCCCGTTGCGTGGTGCTGCAGGGCATCACCCCGGAAGAGGTGCACCCGCTGATACCCGGTCTTGCGGAGCGGGACCGGATCACGGTGCTCTGTACCACGATGGATGTTGAGACGATCATCAGTTCACTACGAGGAAAGTTATGGTAG
- a CDS encoding DUF120 domain-containing protein: MVEAEDLQSLKTIALLGGCRGPIWLSSQSLGNELGISPQTASRRLIALERQQFVIRSMKPDGQYVAITREGEQVLRREYADYVRIFNPEQRQYVLAGTVISGLGEGRYYMSLPHYKEHFGKYLGFEPFPGTLNIKLDATSTEVRKHLDHVGWIVVPGFTADERTFGGARLLPCRIRGHKCAIVEPSRTHYPSDIIEVIAACQLRKALNLNDNDTIEVEITHD, encoded by the coding sequence ATGGTTGAAGCGGAAGACCTGCAGTCCCTAAAGACGATCGCCCTCCTCGGGGGGTGCCGGGGCCCGATCTGGCTCTCGTCGCAGTCGCTTGGAAATGAACTGGGCATCAGCCCCCAGACCGCCTCGCGGCGGCTGATCGCGCTTGAGCGGCAGCAGTTTGTCATCCGGTCCATGAAGCCAGACGGCCAGTACGTCGCCATCACCCGTGAGGGCGAGCAGGTGCTGAGGCGTGAGTATGCTGATTACGTGAGGATCTTCAATCCCGAGCAGAGACAGTACGTCCTCGCCGGGACGGTGATCAGCGGCCTTGGCGAAGGCCGCTACTACATGAGTCTCCCTCACTACAAGGAGCACTTCGGCAAGTATCTGGGGTTCGAACCCTTCCCCGGGACCCTGAATATCAAACTCGATGCGACGAGCACCGAAGTCCGCAAGCACCTTGACCATGTCGGGTGGATCGTGGTCCCCGGGTTTACGGCCGATGAACGGACCTTCGGCGGTGCCCGGCTCCTCCCCTGCCGGATCCGCGGTCACAAATGCGCGATCGTCGAACCCTCCCGCACTCACTACCCAAGTGACATCATCGAGGTGATTGCCGCGTGCCAGCTCCGCAAAGCCCTGAACCTGAACGATAACGATACGATCGAGGTGGAGATAACCCATGATTGA
- the ribB gene encoding 3,4-dihydroxy-2-butanone-4-phosphate synthase: protein MIDAAIQALARGEFILLYDFDNRERETDFAIRSDAVTPAHIRQMRKDGGGLICTAIHPEAAKRLGLPFAYDVLRSCSLVEKDGEVPYDPKNHSSFSLWVNHRDTYTGITDRDRALTVTAIAEEVRKSLNGGGHNFAAHFRTPGHMALLRAADRLLDERHGQTELSIALACMAGITPAVTICEMLDDETGFALSKEGAKAYAEKHGLVFVEGQEVLDRWESWKSGK, encoded by the coding sequence ATGATTGATGCAGCCATACAGGCCCTCGCAAGGGGCGAGTTCATCCTGCTCTACGACTTTGACAACCGCGAACGCGAGACCGACTTCGCGATCCGGTCCGATGCGGTCACACCTGCCCATATCCGGCAGATGCGCAAAGACGGCGGCGGGTTGATCTGCACCGCGATCCACCCTGAGGCCGCAAAGCGGCTCGGCCTGCCGTTCGCCTACGACGTCCTGCGGTCCTGCAGCCTCGTCGAGAAGGACGGCGAGGTCCCCTATGATCCCAAGAACCACTCGTCGTTCTCGCTCTGGGTGAACCACCGGGATACCTACACCGGGATCACCGATCGGGACCGCGCCCTGACGGTCACGGCCATCGCAGAGGAGGTGAGGAAGTCGCTCAACGGCGGCGGGCACAACTTTGCCGCACACTTCCGGACGCCTGGGCATATGGCGCTTCTCCGGGCCGCCGATCGGCTGCTTGATGAGCGGCACGGCCAGACCGAACTCTCGATCGCGCTTGCGTGCATGGCGGGGATCACCCCGGCGGTCACGATCTGCGAGATGCTGGACGACGAGACGGGGTTTGCCCTCTCCAAGGAGGGTGCAAAGGCCTACGCCGAGAAGCATGGGCTCGTCTTCGTCGAGGGCCAGGAGGTCCTCGACCGGTGGGAGTCGTGGAAGTCGGGGAAATGA
- a CDS encoding recombinase family protein, with translation MKKDAVAYLNTKKKGDLAAQTAEVESYCKYRFRIVRLFHDHRANATPPEKRKGFTEMLEFCAANNCSHIIIYDLASLARDMDTGLATLRALNDQYTVYCVNNDFIGFRDEPELRREAIGNFIEYMDQYRENAKKAAPPASKKTKAAGKRPIGRPRALNDGQVEALLALRQAGTSISQICRMFDVSRSTVSKILADFPELKGEWKGGQRKSEE, from the coding sequence ATGAAAAAAGATGCCGTGGCATACTTGAATACGAAAAAAAAGGGAGATCTGGCAGCGCAGACGGCGGAGGTTGAGAGTTATTGTAAATACCGCTTTCGGATCGTCCGTCTCTTCCACGATCACCGGGCAAATGCAACGCCCCCTGAGAAACGGAAGGGATTTACGGAGATGCTGGAGTTCTGCGCCGCCAATAACTGCTCCCATATTATCATCTACGATCTTGCAAGCCTTGCCCGGGACATGGACACGGGGCTGGCAACCCTCAGGGCGTTGAACGACCAGTACACCGTCTACTGCGTGAATAACGACTTTATTGGGTTCCGGGACGAGCCAGAACTCCGCCGGGAGGCCATCGGCAACTTCATCGAGTATATGGACCAGTACCGGGAGAACGCTAAAAAAGCCGCTCCTCCTGCCTCGAAGAAGACGAAGGCTGCCGGTAAGCGGCCGATAGGGAGGCCGAGAGCCCTCAATGATGGTCAGGTCGAGGCGCTCCTCGCGCTGCGGCAGGCCGGGACGAGCATCAGCCAGATCTGCCGGATGTTCGATGTCAGCAGGAGCACGGTCAGCAAGATCCTCGCCGACTTCCCTGAACTGAAAGGGGAGTGGAAAGGGGGACAGCGGAAGTCGGAAGAGTAA